A DNA window from Lachancea thermotolerans CBS 6340 chromosome G complete sequence contains the following coding sequences:
- the CFT2 gene encoding cleavage polyadenylation factor subunit CFT2 (similar to uniprot|Q12102 Saccharomyces cerevisiae YLR115W) — translation MTYSFTCHSDPSGNHSCGVLRFENVTIMVDPAWEGRGSWSSEQIDFWGELVAQADIILLSQPTAEFLGAYAMLYFKFLGHFKTRIAVFATLPVANLGRVTTLDLYASQGLVGPVQTNALDLNDIEEAFDHVITVKHSQILDLKSKYDGLTVIPYSSGYAPGGSIFCITTYSDKIIYAPRWNHTKDTILNSAAVLNSSGKPTPSMMRPSAVVTTTARIGSSVPYKKRAARFKELLREALPKNGTAIIPTDIGGKFLDLLVLVHDYLYEMKQNRNQSDVSVLLVSYSRGRTLTYARSMLEWLSPSIVKVWEGRNNRSPFDFGSRLKIVSPEELKRYSGSKICFVSRVDRLINAVVQTLCSSERTTVILTEPLVLQSESSKVLAAMHSKWARANKAQDSRALNNRHVSYSENVAIQTAKTEPLKSQDLQEFESKIEIRRREHKDLLSKLETETAVVGDMSSNGGMLDVAEEEEDEDDIPDFITAVNRKSSRSVTKPIEIPVDIHIQSDAQPRHKMFPFHAMKVKKDDYGDVVDFTQFIPKDQLENSDKRNSSSALDEEDDPYELELASSKPTKKRRGGGATNSKSKEENFDDVSYLDSLNKPYRRILSSSVATLKCYVAAIDLSSLVDQRSLSVIWPSLKPHNVLLMPPQDSQNAAALKALSGKNLDVISMSFGSPAKFDTVIRSFDVSIDPDLDQHIKWQSVSDGYTIAHVVGRLVRDATQVAENQQQRIKWALKPLSNNSKFHPKTSLAIGDVKLGELKRKLTHKNHVAEFKGEGSLVVDGKVVVRKISDGETVVDGNPSELFYEVKALVADMLAKL, via the coding sequence ATGACTTATAGCTTCACTTGTCACTCTGATCCATCTGGAAATCATAGCTGCGGAGTATTaagatttgaaaatgttACGATCATGGTAGATCCCGCTTGGGAAGGCAGAGGCTCTTGGTCAAGTGAACAAATAGACTTTTGGGGCGAGCTGGTAGCTCAGGCAGACATAATTTTGCTTTCGCAGCCGACCGCCGAATTTCTTGGTGCTTACGCAATGCTGtatttcaaatttttagGGCACTTCAAGACAAGAATCGCTGTATTCGCTACTTTACCGGTTGCGAACTTAGGTCGAGTGACAACCCTAGACCTTTACGCGTCTCAAGGCTTAGTGGGTCCAGTGCAGACTAACGCATTGGATTTAAATGATATTGAAGAAGCCTTCGATCATGTCATCACGGTTAAACATTCACAAATCTTGGACCTCAAATCGAAATATGATGGCCTTACTGTCATCCCCTATAGCTCAGGCTATGCTCCTGGTGGCTCTATATTCTGCATTACAACCTACTCTGACAAAATAATTTATGCTCCTCGGTGGAACCATACTAAGGATACAATTCTGAATAGCGCGGCTGTGCTGAATTCGTCAGGAAAGCCTACGCCCTCGATGATGAGGCCGTCAGCAGTGGTAACGACAACGGCTAGAATTGGCTCTTCAGTGCCTTACAAAAAGAGGGCCGCACGATTCaaggagcttttgagagaaGCTCTCCCTAAAAATGGAACTGCAATTATCCCAACAGACATTGGAGGAAAGTTCTTAGACTTACTCGTACTTGTACATGATTACCTTTACGAGATGAAACAAAACAGAAACCAAAGTGACGTATCAGTGCTACTGGTATCTTATTCTCGAGGCCGGACTTTAACATACGCAAGAAGTATGCTCGAATGGCTTTCTCCGTCCATTGTAAAAGTTTGGGAGGGCAGGAACAACAGATCgccttttgattttgggtCACGTCTTAAGATTGTTTCGCccgaagagctgaaaagaTACTCGGGCTCAAAAATATGTTTTGTGTCTAGGGTTGACAGGCTCATTAATGCAGTGGTTCAAACACTCTGTTCGAGCGAAAGAACCACCGTCATCTTAACAGAGCCTTTAGTACTGCAGAGCGagtcttcaaaagttttggcTGCAATGCATTCAAAATGGGCCAGGGCCAACAAGGCTCAAGATAGCAGGGCTTTGAATAATAGACATGTGAGCTACTCCGAAAATGTGGCTATTCAAACCGCTAAAACTGAGCCCCTTAAGTCTCAAGATTTACAAGAGTTTGAAAGTAAGATCGAAATTCGAAGAAGGGAGCACAAGGAtttgctttcaaagcttgaaacTGAAACTGCGGTGGTGGGAGATATGTCAAGCAATGGAGGTATGCTCGAtgttgctgaagaagaggaagatgaggatgaCATTCCAGACTTTATCACAGCGGTGAATCGAAAAAGCAGTAGATCAGTTACAAAGCCAATCGAGATACCTGTTGACATTCACATACAGTCAGACGCGCAACCACGGCACAAAATGTTTCCTTTCCACGCAATGAAGGTGAAGAAAGATGACTATGGAgatgttgttgattttACGCAGTTCATTCCAAAGGATCAGTTGGAGAATAGCGACAAAAGAAATTCATCTAGCGCACTagacgaggaagatgatCCATACGAACTGGAGCTGGCCTCTTCTaaaccaacaaaaaagaggcgCGGCGGTGGTGCTACAAACTCCAAGAGtaaagaagaaaattttgatgacgTATCATATCTCGATTCGCTCAACAAGCCATACCGAAGGATTTTAAGTAGCTCGGTTGCTACTCTAAAGTGCTACGTTGCAGCAATAGACCTTTCAAGTTTGGTTGATCAGCGGTCGCTATCAGTAATATGGCCTTCTCTTAAGCCACATAACGTGCTTTTAATGCCTCCTCAAGATTCTCAAAATGCCGCTGCCTTGAAAGCATTGTCCGGAAAAAACCTAGACGTGATAAGCATGAGTTTTGGCAGCCCTGCAAAGTTTGATACCGTAATCAGATCCTTCGATGTCTCTATAGACCCAGACTTGGACCAACACATAAAATGGCAAAGCGTTAGTGACGGATACACCATTGCGCATGTGGTTGGAAGGCTTGTGCGCGACGCAACCCAAGTTGCTGAAAATCAGCAGCAACGCATAAAATGGGCTCTAAAGCCGTTGTCCAATAATTCCAAATTTCACCCGAAGACCTCTCTGGCAATTGGGGATGTCAAATTGGGTGAGCTAAAGCGTAAATTGACCCACAAAAACCATGTCGCAGAATTCAAGGGAGAGGGATCGCTAGTGGTGGACGGGAAAGTTGTTGTAAGAAAAATAAGCGATGGAGAGACCGTGGTAGACGGCAATCCTTCAGAACTCTTTTACGAGGTTAAAGCGCTCGTTGCAGACATGCTTGCCAAGCTTTAG
- the HPR1 gene encoding Hpr1p (some similarities with uniprot|P17629 Saccharomyces cerevisiae YDR138W), with amino-acid sequence MERKFGECLKFAKGRLETIEWDESVLLSPIPQEKFPDELINDQWCSESPSKDYELRLQEAAIKKLFFEGSELPENERVVHFAVIMDLCHHLGRLRGEDSARKLWITTYFELFKQALSFLCLPRGHLKFWPYVETRMHWFQSGYAPEVKYGQTNLSAIKAPFSKITFHINKLLSTMREQSKLSTPLHYKLGMKIHWFLSQCLSPMEQANTNRRGNFAKSLPEQLWDTKASEFEDAPAFFNDLRKVEHQFVSDPLGWAFTDPSQRLSLERYLLPVIDEILLHESYFYAQIKRKNLRLDRLKHKLHLRASISSGSIAVSRDMTKANKNSTGMSPGNSQNEPFTVRPLMLDQPSWDPELVLSRLQDPFNDFFRKQVVIQLVIASNLVERVLEDDSIKAFYSSQHYQNLDPSVGGDSEKTLKDLGYFIKDRVRRFYEQRDTVFQGLLDHMLINEDALLELKTKRGFKIFSSFTFPEKGLSEAPSPKYSFKGFGWSKFGNKKLDAAWKTETGLQNIKMDAESPQAVFEELRTEYKTEDTSVSDTAHHDTVKQWRQMRVLRPQYVFQLGNVDERTGMEGLFNENVVTESQNHKKELRMEREEESRKAHDKKLEEARSYFAMKKKRPIDSVENASLPPSKKQTTDSSSPEAVTEVTLNERASATKEHKEAAQQLPENVIEDPDSTNTSKPSSEDNEEMKPEENSEQLPSENITETHGKTTTLLPASPEDDSQIKDTTEAMASDSSKSTNDESTLEAAGKS; translated from the coding sequence GAAATTTCCTGATGAACTCATAAATGATCAATGGTGCTCAGAATCGCCGAGCAAAGATTACGAGCTACGATTGCAGGAAGCAGCGATCAAaaaacttttctttgagggGTCGGAGCTTCCCGAGAATGAGCGCGTAGTTCATTTCGCAGTGATCATGGACCTCTGTCATCATCTGGGGAGGCTAAGAGGCGAAGACTCCGCCAGAAAACTCTGGATCACCACATatttcgagctcttcaagcagGCCTTGAGTTTTCTCTGCTTGCCGCGAGGCCACCTCAAGTTCTGGCCCTACGTTGAAACCAGAATGCATTGGTTTCAAAGTGGATACGCACCGGAGGTCAAGTATGGACAAACTAACCTAAGTGCCATCAAGGCTccattttccaaaataaCATTTCACATTAATAAGCTTCTCTCTACAATGCGAGAGCAGTCGAAACTTTCTACGCCGCTTCACTACAAGCTGGGAATGAAAATCCACTGGTTTTTGTCACAGTGCTTATCGCCCATGGAGCAGGCAAACACCAACAGGCGAGGAAACTTTGCTAAAAGCTTACCAGAACAGCTTTGGGATACAAAGGCGAGCGAATTCGAAGATGCCCCtgcatttttcaatgacCTGCGCAAAGTTGAACACCAGTTTGTGAGTGATCCCCTTGGATGGGCATTCACCGATCCCTCTCAGAGACTAAGTCTAGAAAGATATCTTTTACCGGTGATAGACGAAATCTTACTCCACGAATCTTACTTCTATGCTCAGATCAAGCGCAAAAATCTAAGGTTGGACAGGCTCAAACATAAGCTGCACTTACGCGCATCTATCAGCAGCGGTTCGATCGCGGTGAGTAGAGACATGACAAaagcaaacaaaaactcaacAGGTATGAGCCCGGGTAATTCTCAGAATGAACCATTCACTGTTCGTCCCTTGATGCTGGATCAGCCTTCTTGGGATCCTGAACTTGTACTATCAAGATTGCAAGATCCCTTCAACGACTTCTTTCGTAAACAAGTTGTTATACAACTTGTCATAGCTTCAAATCTTGTGGAGCGTGTTTTGGAAGATGATTCTATTAAAGCATTCTATTCAAGCCAGCATTATCAAAACCTTGATCCTTCCGTCGGCGGAGATTCAGAAAAAACACTGAAGGACCTTGGGTACTTCATAAAAGACCGAGTGCGACGTTTCTATGAGCAGAGGGATacagtttttcaaggtcttttGGACCATATGCTCATAAATGAAGACGCCTTATTGGAATTGAAAACCAAAAgaggcttcaaaatctttaGTTCATTCACTTTCCCTGAAAAGGGCCTTTCGGAGGCGCCTAGTCCCAAATATTCCTTCAAAGGATTCGGTTGGTCAAAATTTGGcaacaaaaaacttgatgcGGCGTGGAAGACCGAAACTGGACTccaaaatatcaaaatgGATGCTGAGAGTCCGCAAGCCGtatttgaagagcttcgaACTGAATACAAAACCGAAGACACATCTGTTTCCGACACGGCTCACCATGATACGGTGAAGCAGTGGAGGCAGATGCGTGTCCTGAGGCCACAGTatgtttttcagcttggGAATGTTGATGAAAGGACGGGGATGGAAGGATTATTCAACGAAAATGTGGTAACTGAATCCCAGAACcacaaaaaagagcttaGAATGgagagagaagaagaaagcaggAAAGCTCATGACAAGAAATTGGAAGAAGCTCGATCTTATTTTGCAATGAAAAAGAAAAGACCTATAGATTCGGTGGAAAATGCGAGCTTGCCGCCTAGCAAAAAGCAGACCACTGACTCAAGTTCACCTGAAGCGGTGACAGAAGTTACCCTCAACGAGCGAGCATCAGCTACCAAGGAGCACAAGGAAGCTGCTCAGCAACTTCCCGAAAATGTCATCGAGGACCCCGATTCTACCAACACAAGTAAGCCTTCAAGTGAAGATAACGAGGAAATGAAGCCAGAGGAGAACAGTGAACAGCTACCTTCGGAAAACATTACCGAAACTCatggaaaaacaacaactcTCCTGCCAGCTTCACCGGAAGATGACAGTCAAATAAAGGACACAACTGAAGCTATGGCCTCGGACTCATCAAAATCGACAAACGACGAGAGCACACTCGAGGCTGCTGGTAAGAGCTAA